Proteins from one Methanobrevibacter sp. genomic window:
- a CDS encoding TetR/AcrR family transcriptional regulator, which translates to NTKKLILENTLKLMIENENSIVSIRQISEASGIAIGGIYHYFSNKEEIYDEIIERYFINYFKFNMDQLRQIKGNAKEKIHDVMVEIFKQKQTGIKIESIDEEIDYRFILLILTAKGFAHENSLEFLHSALQELKEFFTEIINECQKNKEIRQDFSAEDIAESLLIMYVGIQYKWEVYLLDDMVSSFEGNFNFEWEKIRFRE; encoded by the coding sequence AATACAAAAAAATTAATTTTAGAAAATACTTTAAAATTAATGATAGAAAATGAAAACTCTATCGTTTCAATTAGACAAATCAGTGAGGCATCAGGAATTGCTATCGGTGGAATTTATCACTATTTTTCAAATAAAGAAGAGATATATGATGAAATTATTGAAAGATATTTTATAAATTATTTTAAATTCAATATGGACCAACTCCGGCAGATAAAGGGAAATGCAAAGGAGAAAATCCATGATGTTATGGTGGAAATTTTTAAGCAAAAACAAACAGGAATCAAGATTGAATCGATTGATGAGGAAATAGACTACAGATTCATATTGTTGATTTTAACTGCAAAAGGTTTTGCTCATGAAAATTCCCTGGAGTTTCTGCATAGTGCCTTACAAGAATTGAAGGAATTTTTTACAGAAATTATTAATGAATGTCAAAAAAACAAGGAAATCCGACAAGACTTCTCAGCCGAAGACATTGCAGAGTCATTACTTATCATGTACGTAGGAATTCAGTATAAATGGGAGGTATATTTACTTGATGATATGGTTTCCTCATTTGAAGGTAATTTTAATTTTGAATGGGAAAAGATAAGATTCAGAGAATAA